From one Bacteroides fragilis NCTC 9343 genomic stretch:
- a CDS encoding quaternary amine ABC transporter ATP-binding protein — MSKITIKDLYLIFGNDKQHALRMLKEEKSKSEILKATGCTVAVKDANLSIREGEIFVIMGLSGSGKSTLLRCINRLIKPTSGEVIINGRDISNVTDKELLRIRRKELAMVFQHFGLLPHRSVLHNIAFGLELQGVKKQGREQRAMESMQLVGLKGYENQMVGELSGGMQQRVGLARALANDPEVLLMDEAFSALDPLIRIQMQDELLTLQSKMKKTIVFITHDLNEAIKLGDRIAIMKDGEVVQVGTSEEILTEPANAYVERFVQSVDRSKIITAASVMVDKPLVARLKKEGPEVLIRKMLERNLTVLPVVDANNVLVGEVRLKDLLRLRQDQVKSIESVVREEVHSVLGDTILEDILPLMTKTNSPIWVVNETREFQGVVPLSSLIYEVTGKNKQEINEIIQNAIEL, encoded by the coding sequence ATGAGTAAAATAACGATTAAAGACTTGTATCTCATTTTTGGCAATGACAAACAGCATGCTTTACGCATGTTGAAGGAAGAAAAGAGCAAAAGTGAGATATTGAAGGCTACCGGATGTACGGTGGCCGTAAAAGATGCAAACCTATCTATCCGGGAAGGAGAAATATTTGTGATTATGGGACTTTCGGGAAGTGGAAAATCAACTTTGCTGCGTTGCATCAACCGATTGATAAAACCGACCTCAGGCGAAGTGATCATTAACGGGAGAGATATTTCTAACGTCACTGATAAAGAATTGCTCCGTATCCGAAGAAAAGAGCTGGCTATGGTGTTCCAGCATTTTGGGTTGTTGCCCCATCGCTCGGTGTTGCATAATATAGCTTTCGGACTGGAACTGCAAGGAGTAAAGAAACAGGGGCGGGAGCAGCGGGCAATGGAAAGCATGCAACTGGTAGGACTGAAGGGCTACGAGAACCAGATGGTCGGCGAACTGTCGGGAGGTATGCAGCAACGTGTCGGTTTGGCCCGTGCGTTGGCCAATGATCCTGAGGTGCTGCTGATGGATGAGGCTTTTTCCGCTCTCGATCCTTTGATTCGCATACAGATGCAGGATGAATTGCTGACTTTACAATCTAAGATGAAGAAGACCATTGTGTTTATTACCCACGATTTGAATGAAGCTATTAAATTGGGCGACCGGATTGCTATCATGAAAGATGGTGAGGTGGTACAGGTAGGCACTTCGGAAGAGATCCTGACAGAACCGGCCAATGCTTATGTAGAGCGCTTTGTGCAGAGTGTGGACCGTAGCAAGATTATTACCGCTGCATCAGTGATGGTAGATAAACCCCTTGTGGCCCGATTGAAGAAAGAGGGACCGGAGGTGTTGATTCGTAAAATGCTCGAGCGTAACCTGACTGTGTTGCCTGTGGTCGATGCAAACAATGTGCTTGTGGGAGAGGTCCGGCTGAAAGATTTGCTCCGATTGCGTCAGGACCAGGTGAAGTCGATCGAGTCGGTTGTCCGGGAGGAAGTGCATTCGGTGTTGGGAGATACGATACTGGAAGATATTTTACCGTTGATGACAAAAACCAATTCGCCTATCTGGGTAGTGAACGAGACCCGCGAGTTTCAGGGAGTTGTTCCGTTGTCATCGCTTATTTACGAGGTAACCGGAAAGAACAAACAAGAAATCAATGAAATCATTCAAAATGCAATAGAATTATGA
- a CDS encoding MGMT family protein: MKDYKENKSNLSETFCNEVYSVVREIPAGSVTTYGDIAALLGMPQYSRMVGRALRQVPAGLNLPCHRVVNAIGRLVPGWDEQRRLLDAEGVSFRKNGCVDLRLHRWRDDSVLAD; encoded by the coding sequence ATGAAAGATTATAAAGAAAATAAATCTAATTTGTCCGAAACTTTTTGTAATGAAGTATACAGTGTCGTGCGTGAGATTCCTGCCGGTAGTGTTACTACTTATGGCGATATTGCCGCTTTGCTCGGGATGCCGCAATATTCACGCATGGTGGGGCGTGCCTTGAGGCAGGTGCCTGCCGGTTTAAACCTCCCTTGTCATCGGGTAGTCAATGCCATAGGCCGATTAGTGCCCGGATGGGACGAGCAACGGCGGCTGCTGGATGCCGAAGGTGTTTCTTTCCGTAAAAATGGATGTGTCGACCTCAGGCTTCACAGGTGGAGGGATGACAGTGTGCTGGCCGATTGA
- a CDS encoding hybrid sensor histidine kinase/response regulator transcription factor, which translates to MNRILFLLGLMLSGLLVSCSPDAPRYTIGVSQCSDDTWRHKMNDEIQREALFYGGVKVETRTAHDDSRRQIEDIRYFIRQKVDLLIVAANEGMALTPVVEEAFDKGIPVIMVDRRILSDKYTAYIGADNYELGKAVGNYIAHRLKGRGKVVELSGLVGSTPAIERHQGFMSAISQYPDMTLLASEDAGWLQQPAEAKMDSLLQRFPEIDAVYGMNDRMAAGAFRAAGRRGREKEMIFVGIDALPGKGNGVELVLDSVLDATFIYPTEGDKVVQLAMDILEKKPFERETKLKTAVVDAVNAHVMELQTNHIGELDGKIETLNDRVGIYLSRVATQRIVLYGGLIILLLIVGLLIVVYKSLRSKNRLNRELSRQKEQLEEQRDQLIELSHQLEEATHAKLVFFTNISHDFRTPLTLVADPVEQLLADPSLEGDRRRMLLLVQRNVQILLRLVNQILDFRRYETGKMEFTPVPLDLLQCFVEWNDSFQAAARRKHIHFSFDSMPDTDYHTQADAEKLERIYFNLLANAFKFTPENGKVTVRLAALQKDGAPFFRFTVANTGSLISAEHIRSIFDRFYKIDRHHTGSGIGLALVKAFVEIHGGSISVESDERLGTVFTVDLPVRTCEEGACVVTAPMEESAPDRVDSLLCEDEAENLNDPSKPSVLVIDDNADIRAYVHTLLNSEYSIIEAADGTEGIRKAMKYVPDVIISDVMMPGIDGIECCRRLKGELQTCHIPVILLTACSLDEQRIQGYAGGADSYISKPFSSQLLLTRIRNLIESRQRMKQFFGDRQTLAKEDICDMDKDFVERFKSLIEVKMGDSELNVEDLGKEMGLSRVQLYRKIKSLTNYAPNELLRMARLKKAASLLASSDMTIAEVGYEVGFTSPSYFAKCYKEQFGESPTEFLKRSGL; encoded by the coding sequence ATGAACCGTATACTTTTCTTACTCGGACTGATGCTGTCGGGACTGCTTGTCTCGTGCAGTCCGGATGCTCCCCGATATACCATCGGTGTGTCACAATGCAGTGACGACACCTGGCGTCACAAGATGAATGACGAGATACAGCGGGAAGCTTTGTTCTACGGAGGAGTCAAAGTAGAGACACGTACGGCGCATGACGACAGCCGGCGTCAGATAGAAGACATACGATACTTCATCCGGCAGAAGGTTGACCTGCTGATTGTAGCAGCCAATGAAGGAATGGCTCTTACTCCGGTTGTCGAGGAGGCTTTCGATAAAGGAATACCGGTGATTATGGTAGACCGCAGAATACTTTCCGATAAATATACCGCATACATCGGAGCCGACAATTATGAGTTGGGCAAAGCCGTCGGCAATTACATAGCCCATCGCCTGAAAGGGCGCGGAAAAGTAGTCGAACTGAGCGGACTTGTCGGTTCTACTCCCGCTATCGAGCGCCATCAGGGGTTTATGAGTGCCATCAGCCAATATCCGGACATGACCTTGCTTGCCAGCGAAGATGCAGGATGGCTGCAACAACCTGCCGAGGCAAAGATGGACTCCCTTTTGCAACGTTTTCCGGAGATCGATGCCGTATATGGAATGAATGACCGTATGGCTGCAGGGGCTTTTCGGGCTGCCGGTCGTCGAGGACGGGAGAAGGAGATGATTTTTGTGGGCATCGATGCCCTGCCGGGTAAGGGGAATGGAGTGGAACTGGTGCTCGACAGCGTACTGGATGCCACCTTTATCTATCCCACCGAAGGGGATAAAGTGGTGCAACTGGCAATGGATATTCTCGAAAAGAAACCTTTTGAACGGGAAACGAAGTTGAAGACGGCTGTAGTCGATGCGGTAAACGCGCATGTGATGGAGTTGCAGACAAACCATATCGGTGAGCTGGATGGAAAGATCGAGACACTGAACGACCGTGTGGGGATATATCTCTCGAGGGTGGCTACGCAACGGATAGTGTTGTACGGAGGCCTGATCATCCTGCTGTTGATCGTCGGGTTGCTGATTGTAGTATATAAATCGCTTCGTTCCAAGAATCGCCTGAACCGGGAGCTGTCACGGCAAAAGGAGCAGTTGGAAGAGCAAAGAGATCAGTTGATCGAACTTTCCCATCAGTTGGAAGAGGCTACCCATGCCAAACTGGTTTTCTTCACCAACATTTCACATGATTTCCGTACTCCTCTCACTTTGGTTGCCGATCCTGTGGAACAGCTACTGGCAGATCCGTCGCTGGAAGGTGACCGGCGTAGAATGTTGTTGCTGGTGCAACGCAATGTGCAGATCCTATTGCGTCTGGTCAATCAAATACTTGATTTTCGCAGATACGAGACCGGAAAAATGGAGTTTACACCGGTTCCGCTCGACCTGTTGCAATGCTTTGTAGAGTGGAATGATTCGTTTCAGGCGGCTGCCCGGCGGAAACATATCCACTTCTCTTTCGACAGTATGCCCGATACGGATTATCACACACAGGCAGATGCGGAGAAGCTGGAACGCATTTACTTCAATTTGTTGGCAAATGCCTTTAAATTCACTCCGGAGAATGGAAAGGTCACTGTCCGTCTTGCGGCTCTGCAGAAGGACGGCGCGCCTTTCTTCCGTTTCACGGTGGCCAATACCGGCAGCCTGATTTCGGCTGAACACATTCGCAGCATTTTCGATCGGTTCTATAAAATCGACAGGCATCATACCGGTTCCGGCATCGGGTTGGCATTGGTGAAAGCATTTGTCGAGATACATGGCGGAAGTATTAGTGTGGAGAGTGACGAACGGTTGGGAACTGTCTTTACTGTCGATCTGCCGGTGCGGACTTGTGAAGAGGGGGCTTGTGTGGTGACTGCTCCGATGGAGGAGTCTGCTCCGGACCGGGTGGACAGCCTGCTCTGCGAGGATGAAGCGGAAAACCTGAATGATCCGTCCAAACCTTCTGTCCTTGTGATCGACGATAATGCCGACATCCGTGCTTATGTGCATACGTTGCTCAATTCGGAGTATTCGATTATTGAAGCTGCGGATGGTACCGAAGGAATCCGTAAAGCGATGAAGTACGTCCCCGATGTGATTATTTCGGATGTGATGATGCCGGGGATCGATGGCATAGAGTGTTGTCGGAGGCTGAAGGGAGAACTGCAAACCTGCCATATTCCCGTTATCCTGCTTACGGCCTGTTCGCTCGATGAGCAACGCATCCAGGGATATGCGGGAGGAGCCGATTCATACATCTCAAAACCGTTCAGTTCGCAACTCTTGTTGACCCGTATCCGAAATCTGATTGAATCGAGGCAGCGTATGAAGCAGTTCTTTGGCGACCGGCAGACGCTGGCGAAAGAAGACATTTGCGATATGGATAAAGATTTTGTGGAGAGGTTCAAGTCGCTGATCGAGGTGAAGATGGGTGATTCGGAACTTAATGTGGAAGATCTGGGCAAGGAGATGGGGTTGAGCCGGGTTCAGCTTTATCGGAAGATCAAGTCGCTCACGAACTACGCTCCCAATGAGTTGCTCCGCATGGCACGTCTTAAAAAGGCGGCATCTCTGTTGGCTTCTTCGGATATGACGATAGCGGAGGTCGGATATGAAGTGGGATTCACATCTCCTTCGTACTTTGCGAAGTGTTACAAGGAGCAGTTCGGTGAAAGTCCGACGGAGTTCCTGAAGAGAAGCGGATTATAA
- a CDS encoding carbohydrate kinase family protein, giving the protein MNSIIVGMGEALWDVLPEGKKIGGAPANFAYHVSQFGFDSRVVSAVGNDELGDEILEIFREKQLKHQLERVNYPTGTVQVTLDNGGVPCYDIKEGVAWDNIPFTDDLKRLALSTRAVCFGSLAQRDEVSRATINRFLDTMPDMEGQLKIFDINLRQNFYTKEVLRESFRKCNVLKINDEELIIISRMFGYPGIDLQDKCWILLAKYNLKMLILTCGTNGSYVFTPGTVSFQETPKVPVADTVGAGDSFTAAFCSSVLKGKSIPEAHRLAVEVSAYVCTQSGAMPVLPEALRNRLND; this is encoded by the coding sequence ATGAACAGTATAATCGTAGGAATGGGCGAAGCGCTATGGGATGTGCTGCCCGAAGGAAAGAAAATCGGGGGAGCCCCGGCTAATTTTGCTTATCATGTGTCTCAGTTTGGTTTCGACAGCCGCGTTGTCAGTGCGGTAGGAAATGACGAACTGGGTGACGAGATTCTGGAAATATTCCGGGAGAAACAGTTGAAGCACCAGCTCGAAAGGGTGAACTACCCGACCGGAACGGTGCAGGTGACTCTCGATAACGGCGGAGTGCCGTGTTATGACATCAAAGAGGGAGTGGCATGGGATAATATTCCTTTCACAGACGACTTGAAACGTCTGGCTTTGAGTACACGTGCTGTCTGTTTCGGCTCGTTGGCACAGCGCGACGAGGTGAGCCGTGCCACTATCAACCGCTTCCTAGACACCATGCCCGACATGGAAGGACAGTTGAAAATATTCGATATCAACCTTCGTCAGAACTTCTACACCAAGGAGGTCTTGCGTGAATCTTTCCGGAAGTGCAATGTGCTGAAGATTAATGATGAGGAATTGATCATTATCAGCCGCATGTTCGGTTATCCCGGCATTGACCTGCAGGATAAATGTTGGATTCTGCTGGCCAAGTACAACCTGAAGATGCTGATCCTGACTTGCGGAACGAACGGAAGTTATGTATTCACTCCCGGTACGGTCTCTTTCCAGGAGACACCGAAAGTTCCGGTTGCCGATACTGTGGGGGCGGGTGATTCGTTTACAGCGGCTTTTTGTTCATCTGTTTTAAAAGGAAAGAGTATCCCTGAGGCACATCGGCTGGCGGTAGAGGTATCTGCTTACGTATGTACCCAAAGTGGAGCGATGCCCGTACTTCCGGAGGCTTTGAGGAATCGTTTGAATGACTAA
- a CDS encoding MFS transporter, with product MENTKNNSYMKLIPVMLCFFAMGFVDLVGIASNYVKADLGLTDSQANIFPSLVFFWFLIFSVPTGMLMNRIGRKKTVLLSLVITFASLLLPVFGDSYLLMLVSFSLLGIGNALMQTSLNPLLSNIVSGERLASTLTFGQFVKAIASFLAPYIAMWGAIEAIPTFDLGWRVLFPIYMVVAVVAILLLNATQITEEPEEGKPSTFGQCLALLGKPFILLSFLGIMCHVGIDVGTNTTAPKILMERLGMTLADAGFATSLYFIFRTAGCFLGAFILQKMAAKTFFAISVLCMLAAMFGLFVFQDQAMIYVCIALIGFGNSNVFPIIFSQAMLYMPDKKNEVSGLMIMGLFGGTIFPLAMGVASDAVGQSGAVAVMLVGVLYLMFYTWRIKK from the coding sequence ATGGAAAATACCAAAAACAACTCTTACATGAAACTCATCCCGGTGATGCTCTGCTTCTTTGCCATGGGATTCGTAGATCTGGTGGGCATTGCCTCCAACTACGTCAAAGCAGATTTGGGACTGACGGACTCACAGGCAAACATCTTTCCGTCGCTCGTTTTCTTCTGGTTCCTGATCTTCTCTGTACCTACGGGGATGCTGATGAACCGCATCGGGCGTAAAAAGACCGTGTTGCTCAGCCTGGTGATCACTTTCGCATCATTACTGCTACCGGTCTTTGGTGATAGCTATTTGCTGATGTTGGTCTCTTTCTCGTTGCTCGGCATTGGCAATGCGTTGATGCAGACATCGCTCAATCCGTTGCTGTCGAATATCGTGAGCGGCGAGCGCTTGGCAAGTACCCTGACCTTCGGGCAGTTTGTAAAGGCCATCGCCTCCTTCCTAGCCCCTTATATCGCTATGTGGGGAGCTATTGAGGCCATCCCTACCTTCGACTTAGGCTGGAGAGTGCTGTTCCCCATCTATATGGTGGTGGCTGTAGTCGCTATTTTGTTACTCAACGCCACGCAGATCACCGAAGAACCGGAAGAGGGCAAACCTTCCACTTTCGGTCAGTGTCTCGCTTTGCTGGGTAAACCCTTCATCCTGCTCTCGTTTTTGGGCATTATGTGTCATGTGGGGATCGATGTGGGTACCAATACTACAGCACCGAAGATTCTGATGGAACGTCTGGGCATGACTCTGGCGGATGCCGGGTTTGCGACCAGTCTTTACTTCATTTTCCGTACGGCAGGTTGTTTTCTGGGAGCTTTCATTTTGCAGAAGATGGCGGCTAAAACCTTCTTCGCTATCAGTGTGTTGTGTATGCTGGCCGCCATGTTCGGGTTGTTCGTTTTCCAGGACCAGGCGATGATTTATGTCTGTATTGCCCTGATCGGGTTTGGCAACTCTAATGTATTCCCCATCATTTTCTCGCAGGCAATGCTCTATATGCCGGACAAGAAGAACGAGGTTTCCGGCCTGATGATTATGGGACTTTTCGGTGGAACGATCTTCCCGCTGGCAATGGGAGTGGCTTCGGATGCTGTGGGACAAAGCGGAGCGGTAGCGGTGATGCTGGTCGGAGTACTCTATCTGATGTTTTATACATGGAGAATCAAGAAATAA